One part of the Olleya sp. YS genome encodes these proteins:
- a CDS encoding EI24 domain-containing protein translates to MIQNIIKGINGYSGAFALISKLKLWKYFFIPIVISIITATIIGVSAYGFSDNIGGFIAKIWFWEWGKETFTTISTFIGGVIVLAIGIILYKHIIMALSAPFMSPVSEKIEAHLTGVTKHHHRKTTFQEQLIRGIRINVRNLGRELLITLPILLLKFIPVVNIFSTGLLFLVQSYYAGFGNMDYTLERHFNYKDSIRFIKRNRGVAIGNGVVFILFLFIPVIGVILVLPLSVTAASLSTVKLLKVNQQNIES, encoded by the coding sequence ATGATACAAAACATAATAAAAGGTATAAACGGTTATTCTGGTGCATTTGCACTTATTTCAAAGCTTAAGCTTTGGAAATACTTCTTTATACCTATTGTTATTAGTATTATTACTGCAACAATTATTGGTGTTTCGGCTTATGGATTCTCTGATAATATAGGTGGTTTTATCGCTAAAATTTGGTTTTGGGAATGGGGAAAAGAAACCTTTACTACTATCTCAACCTTTATTGGTGGTGTTATTGTTTTAGCAATTGGAATCATCCTATATAAACATATTATAATGGCATTGTCTGCTCCTTTTATGAGTCCAGTGTCTGAAAAAATTGAAGCACATTTAACAGGCGTAACTAAACACCATCACAGAAAAACCACATTTCAAGAACAACTTATACGAGGTATCCGAATAAATGTAAGAAACCTTGGTCGCGAGTTACTTATAACACTACCCATTTTGCTACTTAAATTTATTCCTGTAGTTAATATTTTTTCAACAGGATTGCTATTTTTAGTACAAAGCTATTATGCTGGGTTTGGAAATATGGACTATACTTTAGAGCGTCATTTTAATTACAAAGACAGTATTCGTTTTATAAAAAGAAACAGAGGAGTAGCTATTGGTAATGGTGTGGTGTTTATTTTGTTTTTATTTATTCCTGTTATTGGAGTTATTTTAGTTTTACCACTTAGTGTGACAGCTGCTTCTTTAAGTACTGTAAAACTGTTGAAAGTAAATCAACAAAATATAGAATCATGA
- a CDS encoding GNAT family protein yields MIGTFDNFEINPIHSGDAWKVCDLMVANQDRFQRYFPKTLEQNLTPTLSQLFVEKKVKQFNSKDEFLFTLKHTETRDLAGLIYIKELDWNTKQGEFAYCIGYPFEGQGLTSKAVKILSDYAFNTLGLKTLQIIAFKNNIGSVKVATNNSFKWVKTIKQGFTPVGENPLDMELYELYNEK; encoded by the coding sequence ATGATTGGGACATTTGATAATTTTGAAATTAATCCAATCCATAGTGGTGACGCTTGGAAAGTTTGTGATTTAATGGTTGCCAATCAAGACCGCTTTCAGCGTTATTTCCCTAAGACTTTAGAGCAGAATTTAACTCCAACCTTATCGCAATTATTTGTTGAAAAAAAAGTCAAACAATTTAATAGTAAAGACGAATTTTTATTCACTTTAAAACATACAGAAACCAGAGATTTAGCAGGATTGATTTATATTAAAGAATTAGATTGGAATACAAAACAAGGTGAATTTGCTTATTGCATTGGCTACCCATTTGAAGGTCAGGGATTAACATCAAAAGCAGTCAAAATACTTTCTGATTATGCTTTTAATACCTTAGGTTTAAAAACACTTCAAATTATTGCTTTTAAAAACAATATTGGAAGCGTAAAAGTAGCCACAAACAATAGTTTTAAATGGGTTAAAACTATAAAACAAGGATTTACTCCTGTAGGTGAAAATCCTTTAGACATGGAGTTATACGAATTATACAATGAAAAATAA
- the hemF gene encoding oxygen-dependent coproporphyrinogen oxidase yields MKNKFYHYIQELQNSITSGLEAIDGKATFQEDIWVRPEGGGGRTRVIENGNVFEKGGVNISGVHGILPDSMQAYFGVKDADFFACGLSLVLHPKNPMVPTVHANWRYFEMYDRDGNIVDQWFGGGQDLTPYYLFEEDAKHFHQTCKTACDKHNPEFYPKYKARCDEYFYNTHRNEGRGIGGLFFDYCKASNDMSMQNWYDFVTEVGDSFLEAYLPIVDKRKDLEHTKAQRDWQEIRRGRYVEFNLVHDKGTLFGLKTNGRIESILMSLPPHVQWVYDHKPEAGSDEEKLIEVLQNPIDWI; encoded by the coding sequence ATGAAAAATAAATTCTATCATTACATACAAGAATTACAAAACAGCATCACTTCTGGATTAGAAGCTATAGATGGTAAGGCTACCTTCCAAGAAGATATTTGGGTACGACCAGAAGGTGGTGGTGGACGCACGCGAGTAATTGAAAACGGAAACGTTTTTGAAAAAGGAGGCGTAAATATTTCTGGTGTACATGGTATATTACCAGACAGCATGCAAGCTTATTTTGGAGTCAAAGATGCCGATTTTTTTGCTTGTGGATTAAGCTTAGTATTACATCCAAAAAATCCAATGGTACCAACCGTTCATGCTAATTGGCGTTATTTTGAAATGTATGACAGAGATGGTAATATAGTAGACCAATGGTTTGGAGGTGGACAAGACCTAACGCCTTATTACTTGTTTGAAGAAGATGCTAAACACTTCCATCAAACGTGTAAAACAGCGTGCGATAAACACAATCCTGAGTTTTATCCAAAATACAAAGCTAGATGTGATGAGTATTTTTACAATACACATCGTAACGAAGGTCGAGGTATTGGTGGTTTATTTTTTGATTACTGTAAAGCGTCTAATGACATGAGTATGCAAAATTGGTATGATTTTGTGACCGAAGTTGGAGATAGTTTTTTGGAGGCTTACCTGCCTATTGTAGATAAAAGAAAAGATTTAGAGCACACCAAAGCACAACGTGATTGGCAAGAAATACGTCGTGGTCGTTATGTCGAGTTTAATTTAGTACACGACAAAGGGACCCTTTTTGGTTTAAAAACAAACGGAAGAATAGAAAGTATTTTAATGAGTTTGCCTCCACATGTGCAATGGGTGTACGACCACAAACCAGAAGCTGGAAGCGACGAAGAAAAACTAATTGAGGTATTACAAAATCCAATAGATTGGATTTAA
- a CDS encoding class I SAM-dependent methyltransferase yields MKDIYNQKFIEELFNKMSGSYERVNYITSFGFSERWRRQCVKSIEIKKNDTVLDLMTGMGECWKPILNTIGVNGKLIGLDFSEGMLNMAHKRRSKYPNYQIKLLKENVFKNTIQNNSIDSVISGFGLKTFSDKQLHDFSDEVNRVLKTNGSFSFIEVSVPKNKLLKFFYLNYVRFFIPILGFLFLGNPETYKMLGVYTSKFNNAERVKEIFEKKGFNVEYINYFYGCATGIKGQKN; encoded by the coding sequence ATGAAAGATATATACAATCAAAAATTCATAGAAGAGCTCTTTAATAAAATGAGTGGTTCCTATGAACGTGTAAATTATATAACGTCATTTGGTTTCAGTGAACGTTGGAGAAGACAATGTGTAAAATCCATTGAAATAAAGAAAAATGATACAGTTTTAGACCTAATGACTGGCATGGGAGAATGTTGGAAACCTATTTTAAATACAATTGGTGTAAATGGTAAATTAATAGGTTTAGATTTTTCTGAAGGAATGTTAAATATGGCACATAAAAGGAGATCAAAATATCCTAACTACCAAATAAAACTTTTAAAAGAAAATGTTTTTAAAAACACAATTCAAAATAACTCAATAGATTCTGTTATATCTGGTTTTGGTTTAAAAACATTTTCAGACAAACAGTTGCATGACTTTTCAGATGAGGTAAATAGAGTTTTGAAAACTAATGGATCATTTTCTTTTATTGAGGTTTCAGTTCCCAAAAACAAGTTGTTAAAATTTTTTTATCTCAATTATGTGAGGTTTTTTATACCTATTCTAGGTTTTCTTTTTCTAGGCAATCCTGAAACTTATAAGATGTTAGGTGTTTATACTTCAAAATTTAATAATGCAGAAAGAGTAAAAGAAATCTTTGAAAAAAAGGGATTTAATGTTGAATATATAAATTATTTTTATGGTTGTGCAACAGGCATAAAAGGTCAAAAGAATTAA
- the hemB gene encoding porphobilinogen synthase, producing MFPLRRNRRLRTNEAIRSLVRETIISPYDFLVPLFIVEGKGVKEEIASMPNYYRYSLDLLEQEVKDLWKLGLKSVLLFVKVPDQLKDNKGTEALNPDGLMQRAIKTVKNVCPDMLVMTDVALDPYSSFGHDGIVSDGKIINDDTAEVLADMSLSHAQAGADFVAPSDMMDGRILTIREALEDEGFIDTGIMSYSAKYASAFYGPFRDALDSAPADIKDVPKDKKTYQMDYANRFEAIKETEMDIDEGADIVMVKPGLCYLDIVREIKNVVDVPVAVYQVSGEYAMLKAAAEKGWLDHDAVMLEQITAIKRAGADVIASYFAKDVVKLIS from the coding sequence ATGTTCCCACTAAGAAGAAACCGAAGACTAAGAACCAACGAAGCTATTAGAAGTTTAGTTAGAGAAACTATTATCTCGCCTTACGACTTTTTAGTGCCACTTTTTATAGTAGAAGGAAAGGGTGTAAAAGAAGAAATTGCGTCGATGCCAAACTACTATCGATACAGTTTAGACTTGTTAGAACAAGAAGTCAAGGACCTTTGGAAACTGGGTTTAAAATCTGTTTTACTATTTGTTAAAGTACCAGACCAATTAAAAGACAATAAAGGGACTGAAGCACTTAATCCTGATGGATTAATGCAACGTGCCATTAAAACAGTTAAAAACGTATGTCCAGACATGCTAGTGATGACAGACGTGGCGTTAGATCCATACTCGTCTTTTGGACACGATGGAATTGTCTCAGATGGAAAAATAATTAATGATGATACTGCAGAAGTTTTAGCAGACATGAGTCTCTCTCATGCACAAGCAGGAGCGGACTTTGTGGCACCAAGTGATATGATGGATGGTCGTATTTTAACCATTAGAGAAGCGTTAGAGGACGAAGGGTTTATAGATACAGGAATCATGAGTTATTCGGCTAAATACGCATCTGCTTTTTATGGTCCTTTTAGAGACGCTTTAGATTCTGCTCCTGCAGATATTAAAGACGTGCCAAAAGACAAGAAAACCTATCAAATGGATTATGCTAACCGTTTTGAAGCCATTAAAGAAACCGAAATGGATATTGATGAAGGTGCAGATATTGTCATGGTTAAACCAGGTTTATGCTATTTAGATATTGTTAGAGAAATTAAAAACGTAGTAGATGTTCCAGTTGCAGTATATCAAGTGTCTGGCGAGTATGCTATGCTTAAAGCTGCAGCAGAAAAAGGGTGGTTAGATCATGATGCTGTGATGCTAGAACAAATTACAGCAATCAAACGTGCTGGTGCAGATGTCATTGCAAGTTACTTTGCAAAGGATGTAGTGAAGTTAATTTCTTAA
- a CDS encoding hemolysin family protein produces the protein MALLIFYGVISIFFSFLCSILEAVLLSVTPTFINVKKQEGKHYATKLEALKRDVDRPLIAILTLNTIAHTVGAILVGKEAEGLYGNGDGYGVFIVSAVMTILILVASEIIPKTIGATYWKSLANFTTKALNILIFPLKWTGLLWLMQLTTKLIGGKGHGSVLSREGFLVMADMAHEEGVFESNESKIIKNLLTFKEVFAKDIMTPRTVMKSENETTTVEDFFSKNMNLRFSRIPLYADTEDNIKGLVLKDEIFKEMALGNGNKKLSDLKRDIIIVNRDLAIPTLFEKLVETRNHMALVVDEYGSVSGIVTMEDVIETLLGMEIMDESDNVSDLQSLARKSWEARAKKLGIIDQNGEVSKPE, from the coding sequence ATGGCTTTACTAATCTTTTATGGAGTAATCTCCATCTTCTTTTCGTTTTTGTGCTCCATACTTGAAGCAGTATTATTAAGTGTTACACCAACTTTTATAAATGTAAAAAAACAAGAAGGTAAACACTACGCAACAAAACTTGAAGCTCTAAAAAGAGATGTGGATAGACCTTTAATAGCTATTTTAACTCTCAATACCATTGCCCACACTGTTGGAGCTATTTTAGTTGGTAAAGAAGCCGAAGGGTTATATGGTAATGGAGATGGTTATGGCGTATTCATAGTGTCTGCGGTAATGACTATATTAATACTAGTTGCTTCTGAGATTATTCCAAAAACTATTGGAGCGACCTATTGGAAAAGCTTAGCAAATTTTACTACTAAAGCACTTAACATTTTAATTTTTCCTTTAAAATGGACTGGTTTATTATGGTTGATGCAATTAACAACAAAATTGATAGGCGGTAAAGGTCATGGAAGTGTTTTAAGTCGAGAAGGGTTTTTAGTGATGGCAGATATGGCTCATGAAGAAGGTGTTTTTGAAAGTAACGAAAGTAAGATTATTAAAAATCTATTAACTTTTAAGGAAGTTTTTGCAAAGGATATAATGACACCACGTACAGTAATGAAATCTGAAAACGAAACGACTACAGTAGAAGATTTTTTTAGTAAAAACATGAATCTTCGTTTTTCCAGAATCCCTCTATATGCAGATACAGAAGACAATATTAAAGGTCTAGTTTTAAAAGATGAAATTTTTAAAGAAATGGCTTTGGGTAATGGTAATAAAAAACTATCAGACCTTAAAAGAGATATAATAATAGTCAATCGTGATTTGGCTATTCCAACCCTTTTTGAAAAGCTTGTCGAAACCAGAAACCATATGGCTTTAGTAGTAGATGAGTATGGTTCCGTAAGCGGAATTGTAACCATGGAAGACGTGATTGAAACCTTATTAGGCATGGAGATTATGGATGAAAGTGATAACGTTAGCGATTTACAAAGTTTAGCTAGAAAAAGCTGGGAAGCACGTGCTAAAAAACTGGGCATTATTGACCAAAACGGAGAAGTGTCCAAGCCAGAATAA
- a CDS encoding methylated-DNA--[protein]-cysteine S-methyltransferase — translation MEECIIKSPLGYTKIVGDKDGISSVTVINSEEKVTDIIPDVLEDCVLQLNEYFEGTRQQFSLKLNPQGTIFQKHVWEELQNIPYGKTTSYLSLSKKLGDVKAIRAVANANGKNPLWVIVPCHRVIGSDGSLIGYAGGLHRKQWLLEHESPYKQQTLF, via the coding sequence ATGGAAGAATGCATCATCAAATCGCCTTTAGGTTACACCAAAATAGTAGGTGATAAAGATGGTATAAGTTCTGTAACAGTAATCAATTCAGAAGAAAAAGTAACCGATATTATTCCAGATGTTTTAGAAGATTGTGTGCTTCAGCTTAACGAGTATTTTGAAGGCACACGACAACAATTTAGCTTAAAACTAAATCCGCAAGGGACTATTTTTCAAAAACACGTTTGGGAAGAACTGCAAAACATCCCTTACGGAAAAACAACTTCTTACCTTTCGTTATCAAAAAAACTTGGAGACGTTAAAGCTATTCGTGCTGTTGCCAATGCTAACGGTAAAAACCCGTTATGGGTTATTGTTCCGTGTCATCGTGTTATAGGAAGTGACGGCAGTTTAATCGGTTACGCTGGCGGATTACACAGAAAGCAGTGGTTGCTAGAGCATGAAAGCCCATACAAACAACAAACCCTGTTTTAA
- a CDS encoding serine hydrolase — MKFLKKLLKILVVLFGLLIAILYITDTDYLLKAVRTIYMRGYTTAFLDDYKRFDNQVIENGTPLPWPNHKDYNTATETETLQKANKDWGTVAYVIIKNDSIWFENYYDGYNENSKSNSFSMAKSYVSGLMGKAIMEGYIKSLDQPVCDFLPAFCDGEAAKMTVGDLSSMASGTNWDEAYYSPLSITTRAYFDDDLRKVMNGLKVVTTPGQAFKYASGDTQMLAMVIEKATGKKLYNYLTDSFWKPLGSENPTLWQLDSAEDDLVKAYCCIASNAKDFARFGKLYKDHGKWNEQQLLDSAFVAKSLKPRFSSSPEYGYGWWLKSQNGKDFYMMRGHLGQYVIVQPDDNVIIVRLGHQKSPDAGIGAYTKDISLYIDEAYKMMNAK; from the coding sequence ATGAAATTTTTAAAAAAGCTCTTAAAAATATTGGTTGTTCTTTTTGGATTACTAATCGCAATCCTTTACATCACAGACACAGACTATCTTCTTAAAGCTGTTCGTACCATTTATATGCGTGGTTATACTACTGCGTTTTTAGACGATTATAAGCGCTTTGATAACCAAGTGATTGAAAACGGAACACCTCTACCTTGGCCAAACCACAAAGATTACAATACAGCTACAGAAACTGAAACCTTACAAAAAGCTAATAAAGATTGGGGAACAGTAGCTTATGTTATTATTAAAAACGACAGTATTTGGTTTGAAAACTATTATGATGGTTATAACGAAAACTCCAAATCCAACTCCTTTTCTATGGCTAAAAGCTATGTGTCAGGATTAATGGGTAAAGCCATAATGGAAGGTTATATAAAAAGTTTAGATCAACCTGTTTGCGACTTCCTGCCAGCATTTTGCGATGGTGAAGCAGCAAAAATGACGGTTGGAGATTTATCTAGCATGGCATCAGGAACCAATTGGGACGAGGCTTATTACTCACCTTTATCAATAACCACACGTGCCTATTTTGATGATGATTTAAGAAAAGTAATGAATGGATTAAAAGTGGTTACAACACCTGGACAAGCCTTTAAATATGCAAGTGGAGACACACAAATGCTAGCGATGGTTATTGAAAAAGCAACTGGTAAAAAACTATACAATTACTTAACCGATAGCTTTTGGAAGCCATTAGGAAGCGAAAATCCAACCCTATGGCAATTAGATAGTGCAGAAGATGACTTAGTAAAGGCTTATTGTTGTATTGCGAGCAATGCAAAGGATTTTGCACGTTTTGGTAAATTATATAAAGACCATGGTAAATGGAATGAGCAACAACTATTAGATTCGGCTTTTGTGGCAAAATCACTAAAACCACGTTTCTCATCTAGTCCAGAATATGGTTACGGTTGGTGGCTTAAAAGCCAAAATGGAAAAGACTTTTATATGATGCGTGGACACCTAGGACAATATGTTATTGTACAGCCAGATGACAATGTCATTATTGTTAGATTAGGACACCAAAAATCTCCAGATGCTGGAATTGGTGCTTACACCAAAGATATATCGCTATATATTGATGAGGCTTATAAGATGATGAATGCTAAATAA
- a CDS encoding 3'-5' exonuclease: MISKLNLENILFLDIETVPETQFFKELDATKQELWDAKSSYQRKDEFTAEEFYNRAGIWAEFGKIICISVGYFTIQGDTRLFRTTSFYSEERELLKEFKNLLISHFSQAKHLLCAHNGKEFDFPYIARRMIIHNIELPYKLNLFGKKPWEVPHLDTLELWKFGDYKTYTSLKLMTNVLGIPSPKDDIDGSEVYRVYYEENDIDRIITYCEKDTIAVAQIFLRLRGDSILSDEEIIHV, encoded by the coding sequence ATGATTTCTAAACTCAACCTAGAAAACATCCTATTTTTAGATATCGAAACCGTTCCAGAAACACAATTCTTTAAGGAATTAGACGCAACCAAACAAGAGCTTTGGGACGCTAAATCGAGCTACCAAAGAAAAGATGAATTTACTGCTGAAGAATTTTATAATCGTGCAGGTATTTGGGCAGAATTTGGAAAAATTATTTGTATTTCGGTTGGGTATTTTACTATTCAAGGCGATACGCGTTTGTTTAGAACCACGTCGTTTTATAGCGAAGAACGAGAACTTTTAAAAGAATTTAAAAACTTATTAATCTCTCATTTTAGTCAAGCAAAACATTTGCTATGTGCGCACAATGGAAAAGAATTTGATTTTCCGTACATAGCAAGACGAATGATAATCCATAATATAGAATTACCATATAAATTAAACTTATTTGGTAAAAAACCATGGGAAGTACCACATTTAGATACTTTAGAATTGTGGAAATTTGGTGACTACAAAACTTACACCTCATTAAAACTAATGACAAACGTGTTAGGTATACCATCACCAAAAGATGATATTGATGGCAGCGAAGTCTATCGAGTTTATTATGAAGAAAACGATATTGACCGCATTATCACGTATTGCGAAAAAGACACCATTGCTGTAGCGCAAATCTTTTTACGACTTCGTGGTGATAGTATTTTGAGTGATGAGGAGATTATTCATGTATAG
- a CDS encoding DUF1877 family protein, whose protein sequence is MDKGWDITRFLIKQNDNSEDGFLKILDSKYIESGKAKRVNELLCGINSDGIKEVCDRKLMAKKQVYLAKRLENWTEQNFWNYILPHLETYKKAFQKAVELNHGIVFHFH, encoded by the coding sequence ATGGACAAAGGTTGGGATATTACCAGATTCTTAATAAAACAAAACGACAATTCTGAAGATGGATTTTTAAAAATACTTGACTCAAAATACATTGAATCTGGAAAAGCAAAACGTGTGAATGAATTACTTTGTGGAATAAATAGCGATGGAATAAAAGAAGTTTGCGACCGAAAACTTATGGCTAAAAAGCAAGTTTATCTTGCGAAAAGATTAGAAAATTGGACTGAACAAAACTTCTGGAATTACATTTTACCTCATTTAGAGACATATAAAAAAGCATTTCAAAAAGCGGTAGAATTAAATCACGGAATAGTATTTCACTTTCACTAA
- a CDS encoding nuclear transport factor 2 family protein has product MKPTKYIILILLLSLLSACKQQGCITQENIKKLDASWEKAQLELDYDFIESLLAEDYIWVHNHANTIDDKAAVLERIKRYTANNNTETKSRTSKDVKVIITNKTAIVSGYTIIDRGPSPVTYHFMRTYVEVDGNCYLIANHTMAVPKKENE; this is encoded by the coding sequence ATGAAACCCACAAAATATATAATTCTTATTCTTTTATTATCACTCCTTTCAGCATGTAAGCAACAGGGTTGTATAACTCAGGAAAACATTAAAAAATTAGATGCCTCATGGGAAAAAGCACAATTAGAATTAGATTATGATTTTATTGAGTCCTTATTAGCAGAAGATTATATTTGGGTACATAATCATGCTAATACCATAGATGATAAAGCAGCTGTTTTAGAACGTATTAAACGCTACACAGCTAACAATAATACCGAAACCAAATCTAGAACCTCTAAAGACGTTAAGGTTATTATCACTAATAAAACTGCTATTGTAAGTGGTTATACAATTATAGATAGAGGTCCGAGTCCAGTTACCTATCATTTTATGAGGACTTATGTAGAAGTTGATGGCAACTGTTATCTTATTGCCAACCACACTATGGCTGTTCCAAAAAAAGAAAATGAATAA
- a CDS encoding immunoglobulin-like domain-containing protein, with protein sequence MKKTITLSILSFLLAFSVFAQQERNCSTMENLEYRKQLDPTLQQRMDQIEAYTQQRIAQSQNARIDGSIITIPVVVHVLYRNSTENISVAQIQSQLDVLNEDFRRTNPDADNTWSQAADSEIQFCLSSVDPNGNATTGITRKQVTRQDWGTTDDMKRTSTGGVNPWNTSEYLNMWIVPQMTSGGNTILGYAQFPGGSAATDGVVMAYNYFGRVGNVSAPFDGGRTTTHEVGHFLNLRHIWGDSNCGNDFVSDTPTHQTSNGGCPVGKVSCGSTDMVQNYMDYTNDSCMNLFTQGQKARMRATLLNGGPRAALALSDKCGGGGTTPTCTDGVQNGDETGVDCGGSSCSPCQTACNDNEVDITITFDNYPEETAWTIKNSSGTTVASGGTYGSQADGSTISETLCLPDGCYDFTITDAYGDGICCSYGNGSYSVTNGSTTLASGGSFTTSEVTNFCVGSAPADTVKPVITLNGNATINLTVGDTYTELGATATDDVDGNLTSSIVITGTVNTNSAGTYTRNYNVSDAAGNAADQVSRTIVVSPAPSGCTGAISSFPYSEGFESSFGAWTQGSGDDFNWTRRSGSTPSSNTGPSSAAAGSQYAYMESSAPNYSSKRAILVSPCFDLAGQNQATFSFKYHMYGSSAMGSLSLAISTNNGSSWTTLWTRSGNQGNAWQDANVDLSSYSGDAVRLRFDGTTGTTWQGDMAVDAISLTNGAADKCAGVSPWSSGTSYSPGDQVTYNGTLYERTNSGWINLGPCGTARIANEGFVQHLGVDISVYPNPVKGNTLFVKTNVENLPFTVVNMLGQQVAKGITTSKGINVSQLEAGLYLVQFEVNDTIETRKFLKQ encoded by the coding sequence ATGAAAAAAACAATTACTTTATCAATTTTAAGTTTTTTATTGGCTTTTTCTGTTTTTGCACAGCAAGAAAGAAATTGTTCGACAATGGAAAATTTAGAGTACAGAAAACAATTAGATCCTACATTACAGCAGCGAATGGATCAAATTGAAGCCTACACGCAACAGCGTATTGCACAATCTCAAAACGCCAGAATAGATGGTAGTATTATTACAATTCCAGTAGTTGTACACGTATTATATAGAAATTCAACAGAAAACATAAGTGTTGCACAAATTCAATCTCAATTAGATGTTTTAAATGAGGATTTTAGACGTACAAATCCTGATGCAGACAATACTTGGTCACAAGCTGCAGATTCTGAAATTCAATTTTGTTTATCATCTGTTGATCCTAATGGAAATGCAACTACAGGTATTACAAGAAAACAGGTTACACGTCAAGATTGGGGAACTACAGACGACATGAAAAGAACATCTACAGGAGGTGTTAATCCATGGAATACTAGCGAATATCTTAATATGTGGATTGTACCACAAATGACAAGTGGCGGAAACACCATTTTAGGGTATGCTCAATTTCCAGGAGGTAGCGCAGCTACAGATGGAGTTGTTATGGCTTACAATTATTTTGGTCGTGTTGGTAATGTTTCTGCTCCTTTTGATGGAGGACGTACTACAACGCACGAAGTAGGACACTTCTTAAATTTAAGACACATTTGGGGAGACTCTAATTGTGGTAACGATTTTGTTAGTGATACACCAACGCATCAAACCTCTAATGGTGGATGTCCAGTAGGAAAGGTGTCTTGTGGATCTACAGATATGGTTCAAAATTATATGGATTACACAAATGATTCATGTATGAATTTATTCACGCAAGGACAAAAAGCACGTATGAGAGCGACATTATTAAATGGAGGTCCTCGTGCTGCATTAGCACTATCAGATAAGTGTGGAGGAGGTGGTACAACACCAACTTGTACAGATGGTGTTCAAAATGGAGATGAAACTGGAGTTGATTGTGGAGGTTCTTCATGTTCTCCGTGTCAAACTGCATGTAACGATAACGAAGTAGATATTACTATTACTTTTGATAATTATCCTGAAGAAACAGCTTGGACAATTAAAAATTCTAGCGGAACAACAGTAGCTTCTGGTGGGACTTATGGTTCTCAAGCAGATGGTTCTACAATTTCTGAAACATTATGTTTACCAGATGGATGTTATGACTTTACAATTACTGATGCTTATGGAGACGGTATTTGCTGTTCTTATGGAAATGGATCTTATAGTGTTACTAATGGTTCAACTACTTTAGCATCTGGAGGTTCGTTTACAACTTCTGAAGTGACAAACTTTTGTGTAGGAAGTGCTCCTGCAGATACAGTTAAACCTGTAATAACTTTAAACGGAAATGCAACTATTAATTTAACAGTTGGTGATACATATACCGAATTAGGAGCTACAGCTACAGATGATGTAGATGGTAATTTAACCTCTAGTATAGTTATTACTGGAACAGTTAATACAAACTCTGCTGGAACTTACACTAGAAATTATAACGTAAGTGATGCTGCAGGTAATGCAGCGGATCAAGTATCTAGAACTATTGTCGTTAGTCCTGCACCTTCAGGATGTACAGGAGCAATTTCGTCTTTCCCTTATAGTGAAGGATTTGAATCTAGCTTCGGAGCATGGACACAAGGAAGTGGAGACGATTTTAACTGGACAAGAAGAAGCGGATCAACACCTTCAAGCAACACAGGACCATCAAGCGCAGCTGCAGGATCACAATATGCTTATATGGAGTCTTCTGCACCAAACTATTCAAGCAAACGTGCTATTTTAGTATCACCTTGTTTTGATTTAGCAGGTCAAAATCAAGCAACATTTAGCTTTAAATATCACATGTACGGATCGTCTGCTATGGGAAGTTTAAGCCTAGCTATTAGTACTAATAATGGATCGTCATGGACAACTCTTTGGACAAGATCAGGAAACCAAGGTAATGCTTGGCAAGATGCTAATGTAGACCTATCGTCATACTCAGGTGATGCTGTTAGACTACGTTTTGATGGTACTACAGGTACCACTTGGCAAGGTGACATGGCTGTAGATGCAATAAGCTTAACTAATGGAGCTGCAGATAAGTGTGCTGGAGTTTCACCTTGGAGCAGTGGTACAAGTTATTCTCCAGGAGATCAAGTAACGTATAATGGTACTTTATATGAAAGAACTAACTCTGGATGGATAAACCTTGGACCATGTGGTACAGCAAGAATTGCTAACGAAGGGTTTGTACAACATCTAGGCGTTGATATCTCAGTATATCCAAACCCTGTAAAAGGTAACACGTTATTCGTGAAGACCAACGTAGAAAACTTACCGTTTACAGTAGTTAATATGTTAGGACAACAAGTAGCTAAAGGTATTACAACATCAAAAGGAATTAATGTAAGTCAACTAGAAGCTGGTTTATACTTAGTACAATTTGAAGTTAACGATACTATAGAAACTAGAAAATTCTTAAAGCAATAA